One segment of Amycolatopsis alba DSM 44262 DNA contains the following:
- a CDS encoding carbon monoxide dehydrogenase maturation protein, which yields MTTLAVALAMAWPHVESTRRLVAEVDPSGGDLAMRFGLPATPGLVSLAAAARRTRDPAMVWDHTQTLPGGVRALVAPPGGTHARAALSTLATAPDEPLLPIVARDTSVVVLADCGRVDPASPAEAIARCADALVLVTGTQGDDLAHAAARLGELARWTPRPGLLLTGDGYPTVDVERELGIPAIGRLPHDPVTAATLTGHRQPPARRRGTNGGLARHAAALARTLAVPVSPMAPLPGSVPAGVPGVPAQQVRRPGGVPITPPAFGLRTASAPHRVGDPRHNGHQPSTSGKEPRS from the coding sequence GTGACGACCCTGGCTGTCGCTCTGGCCATGGCGTGGCCGCACGTCGAGAGCACGCGCCGGCTGGTCGCCGAGGTCGACCCGTCCGGAGGCGATCTGGCGATGCGGTTCGGCCTGCCGGCCACCCCAGGGCTCGTGAGCCTCGCCGCCGCGGCACGCCGTACTCGTGATCCCGCGATGGTGTGGGACCACACCCAGACCCTGCCCGGCGGCGTCCGCGCGCTGGTGGCCCCACCGGGTGGCACGCACGCGCGCGCCGCACTGTCGACCCTGGCCACGGCTCCGGACGAGCCGCTGCTGCCCATCGTGGCCCGCGACACGAGTGTGGTGGTGCTCGCCGATTGCGGACGGGTGGATCCCGCATCACCGGCCGAGGCGATCGCGCGCTGCGCCGATGCTCTGGTGTTGGTGACTGGTACTCAGGGCGACGACCTCGCGCATGCCGCGGCGCGGCTGGGGGAACTGGCGCGCTGGACGCCACGTCCCGGCTTGCTGCTGACCGGGGATGGTTATCCGACCGTGGATGTCGAGCGTGAGCTGGGGATACCCGCGATCGGACGTCTCCCGCACGACCCGGTCACTGCCGCCACACTGACCGGGCACCGGCAGCCACCGGCTCGCCGCCGCGGCACCAACGGTGGTCTTGCCCGCCACGCCGCCGCTCTCGCCCGCACTCTCGCTGTACCCGTCAGTCCCATGGCCCCGCTTCCGGGGTCCGTACCGGCCGGTGTCCCAGGGGTACCTGCCCAGCAGGTGCGCCGACCCGGTGGCGTTCCCATCACCCCGCCCGCCTTCGGGCTACGCACGGCGTCCGCGCCGCATCGAGTGGGCGATCCGCGGCACAACGGCCATCAGCCCAGCACTTCCGGGAAGGAGCCACGCTCATGA
- a CDS encoding SAF domain-containing protein yields the protein MTSTDSPARGDSATGEARPGSWLDSSGSPSRSAVRRGRRRRLPYLVAGVLLVVLCVGGAVWWTTSTQDRVSVLALAKPVPLGHVLTSADLRSIDVSATPGMALIPADRAASVLGRPMATSLGAGTLLTPDAVSAAAIPAAGRAVVAVVVKPGQAPPELAAGTPVTVVVTAAAAESSMFGHASGTSWRATVVGVTPAGTDQTTVVSLEIDTTGASQLAQVPAGQLALVMQPAGGER from the coding sequence GTGACCAGTACTGACAGTCCGGCGCGCGGCGACAGCGCGACCGGTGAAGCCCGGCCGGGGTCGTGGCTGGATTCCTCGGGTTCGCCGTCGAGGTCGGCTGTGCGCCGGGGGCGGCGGCGCCGGTTGCCGTATCTGGTGGCGGGGGTGCTGCTGGTGGTGCTGTGTGTCGGTGGCGCGGTGTGGTGGACGACCAGCACCCAGGACCGGGTTTCGGTGCTGGCGCTGGCGAAGCCGGTCCCGCTCGGACATGTGCTGACGTCCGCGGACCTGCGCAGCATCGACGTGTCCGCCACGCCGGGCATGGCGCTGATTCCGGCGGATCGGGCGGCGAGCGTGCTGGGGCGGCCGATGGCGACCAGCCTCGGCGCGGGAACGTTGCTGACGCCGGACGCGGTGAGCGCTGCCGCGATCCCCGCGGCGGGTCGGGCGGTGGTCGCGGTCGTGGTGAAGCCGGGGCAGGCCCCGCCTGAGCTGGCCGCCGGTACCCCGGTGACTGTCGTGGTAACCGCCGCTGCGGCAGAAAGCTCGATGTTCGGACACGCGTCGGGAACGTCCTGGCGTGCCACGGTCGTCGGGGTGACTCCTGCGGGTACGGACCAGACCACGGTGGTGTCGCTGGAAATCGACACCACCGGGGCGTCACAACTGGCACAGGTCCCGGCCGGGCAGCTGGCACTGGTGATGCAACCGGCGGGTGGTGAGCGGTGA
- a CDS encoding type II secretion system F family protein: MIPALVFGTGAGAGLWLLLAWAVPPRPALSDRLAQVSAGRPAMPIVLTGDAAWVRAWGRVFVSGLRMFGLPGAKIEADLRVTGRGVDTHLASKAVLAVAGLLAPWLLQALLALGGLSLGAEVPLLAGLVLAAVGFLAPDLEVRAKATRSRREFRDALSAFLDLVWITLAGGAGVEAALGDAAAVGTGPAFDKIRRALHAAQLTRTTPWATLRRLGEELGITELAELAASISLAGTEGARVRASLAAKAQALRTHQVTDAETDAQAATERMALPVTLLFLGFLGFIAYPAVIQVLNGL, translated from the coding sequence ATGATCCCCGCTCTCGTCTTCGGCACGGGCGCTGGTGCCGGGCTGTGGCTGCTGCTGGCCTGGGCCGTGCCACCTCGCCCGGCGCTGAGCGACCGGCTAGCCCAGGTCAGCGCCGGGCGGCCGGCTATGCCGATCGTCCTCACCGGTGACGCCGCGTGGGTGCGCGCCTGGGGCCGCGTGTTCGTGTCCGGCCTGCGGATGTTCGGGCTTCCCGGCGCGAAGATCGAAGCCGATTTGCGGGTCACCGGCCGCGGCGTCGACACCCACCTGGCGTCCAAAGCCGTGCTCGCCGTTGCAGGGCTGCTGGCGCCGTGGCTGCTGCAGGCGTTGCTGGCCCTGGGCGGGCTGTCGCTGGGTGCCGAGGTGCCTTTGCTGGCCGGTCTCGTGCTCGCTGCGGTCGGCTTCCTGGCCCCCGACCTCGAGGTCCGTGCCAAGGCCACCCGGTCGCGGCGCGAGTTCCGCGACGCGCTTTCGGCCTTCCTCGACCTCGTCTGGATCACGCTCGCCGGGGGAGCCGGGGTCGAGGCCGCCCTTGGCGATGCCGCGGCTGTGGGGACCGGGCCGGCGTTCGACAAGATCCGCCGCGCCCTTCACGCCGCCCAGCTGACCCGCACCACCCCCTGGGCCACGCTGCGCCGGCTCGGCGAGGAACTCGGCATCACCGAACTCGCCGAACTCGCCGCGTCGATCTCCCTGGCCGGCACCGAAGGCGCCCGCGTCCGCGCGTCCCTGGCCGCGAAAGCCCAGGCGCTGCGTACCCACCAGGTCACCGACGCAGAGACCGATGCCCAGGCCGCCACCGAGCGCATGGCCCTGCCAGTCACCTTGCTCTTCCTCGGATTCCTGGGATTCATCGCCTACCCCGCGGTCATCCAGGTCCTCAACGGCCTCTAG
- a CDS encoding BTAD domain-containing putative transcriptional regulator → MPGRVPFTRTARLLGRVTRGLFAAVVLTGLVAGLPWALIHGVGWPLPDHLPGLDEIGSRLMTSMSTRFLLNTLACLAWLLWLVFVLDLAACAADVARGARLPDLRLQTGPVRRVAAVLVGSLLVAVLDRTATAAPLTPADAAQPAGHAQVAVTTPSATAPDIQEQTRVRAAPRTERVRPPENGVHDSLWRIAQRCLGEGDRWPEIWALNHGSAQPGGRTLTNPNRIHPGDTLHLPTTSPPPDPPGPPLAGSTPAPPVPAPEPAPPAPSTTTPPSSETAPAATPTAAPATDRPAGGVVSWGSGEVFVSLGLAAAVSALLVLTRRRRHARYWPGSGRRDDDPPAAPVVYQLRLAHLRAQHHDEDCELDAETAPEGTGDEARPTVFLPRVRRVIGAATPAGGVAGPATLPSVVDIALDTTPSHADGEAATAGEGIQIALDLAHVHGLGLVGPGGYAAARALLLTLLTTASENASTRRVYVPSADVARLLGVPGATTDLPESITVVADLDTALASIEAPVPPRPAVLIASPPGDPGRQARVQHLLDNHGQDGLTALLLGQWRAGVTAYVTGGGIISATDPGLGEPLRGTRAFTLPETATRDLLAFLRTTAPRDSGTTDADPPRDGPEPRQAATPPDTAFPASPGNAAGDPRRLEITAGPPAPELSPAGTSGETPRPHAVGTEPRPPAPLALTVFGAPALHWRLDPGPVGETRDLTGELSSRPLELLVFLAVHPGGVSRDVVVDALWPNAPPRNPASVLRTVLSRIRRALDTATRGTVGELVLAEHGQYRLDPAVVEADYWNFADAVTRRRTAGTAERRAEGYEAIVAHYGGALAEGLDADWLTAAREATRRDALDAVAALARTQVGTDPDYTLDLLETARAFDPHNELIYRDIMRLQHTLGRHDAISRTLHLLRTRLAEIDTTPTADTVSLAQRLRARATGIPAEEFSPSTAP, encoded by the coding sequence ATGCCTGGCCGCGTGCCGTTCACGCGCACCGCGCGGCTGCTGGGCCGGGTGACGCGGGGACTGTTCGCCGCCGTCGTGCTGACAGGGCTGGTGGCGGGCCTGCCGTGGGCGCTGATCCACGGCGTCGGCTGGCCGCTGCCGGATCACCTGCCAGGCCTGGACGAGATCGGCTCGCGGCTGATGACGTCCATGTCCACACGGTTCCTGCTCAACACCCTCGCCTGCCTGGCCTGGCTGCTGTGGCTGGTGTTCGTCCTCGACCTCGCCGCGTGCGCGGCCGACGTCGCCCGCGGAGCACGGCTACCGGACCTGAGACTGCAGACAGGCCCGGTGCGGCGCGTCGCGGCTGTGCTCGTCGGCTCCCTGCTTGTGGCCGTGCTGGACCGTACCGCCACCGCCGCGCCCCTCACCCCCGCCGACGCCGCACAACCCGCCGGTCACGCCCAGGTGGCTGTCACCACGCCCAGCGCCACGGCACCGGATATCCAGGAACAGACCCGAGTTCGGGCCGCGCCCAGGACCGAGCGGGTCCGCCCGCCGGAGAACGGCGTGCACGACTCGCTGTGGAGAATTGCGCAACGCTGCCTGGGCGAGGGCGATCGCTGGCCGGAAATCTGGGCCCTCAACCACGGCAGCGCCCAGCCCGGCGGACGGACCCTGACCAACCCGAACCGGATCCACCCCGGCGACACCCTCCACCTCCCCACCACCAGCCCGCCGCCTGACCCACCTGGGCCGCCCCTGGCGGGATCGACGCCCGCGCCCCCGGTACCCGCGCCCGAACCGGCACCACCGGCACCGAGCACGACCACACCACCGTCCTCGGAGACCGCTCCGGCCGCGACGCCTACCGCCGCTCCCGCTACGGACAGACCTGCCGGCGGAGTGGTGAGCTGGGGCAGCGGCGAGGTGTTCGTCAGCCTGGGCCTGGCCGCGGCGGTCAGCGCCCTGCTCGTGCTCACGCGCCGGCGGCGCCACGCCCGCTACTGGCCGGGCAGCGGACGGCGCGACGACGACCCGCCCGCCGCCCCGGTGGTGTATCAGCTGCGCCTGGCTCATCTGCGCGCCCAGCACCACGACGAAGACTGTGAACTGGACGCCGAGACCGCACCGGAAGGAACGGGCGACGAGGCCCGCCCGACGGTGTTCCTACCTCGTGTCCGCCGTGTGATCGGCGCCGCCACACCCGCTGGTGGCGTCGCCGGACCGGCGACGCTGCCATCCGTGGTCGACATCGCGCTCGACACCACGCCCTCGCACGCCGACGGTGAGGCCGCTACAGCCGGTGAGGGTATCCAGATCGCCCTCGATCTGGCCCATGTCCACGGCCTCGGCCTGGTCGGGCCCGGCGGCTACGCCGCGGCCCGCGCCCTGCTGCTCACTCTTCTGACCACCGCGTCCGAGAACGCGTCCACGCGCAGGGTCTACGTGCCCAGCGCCGACGTGGCCCGCCTGCTCGGTGTGCCAGGTGCTACCACCGACCTGCCGGAGTCGATCACCGTGGTGGCTGACCTGGACACCGCCCTGGCCTCCATCGAGGCCCCGGTGCCGCCGCGGCCCGCCGTCCTGATCGCATCCCCACCCGGTGATCCTGGCCGGCAGGCGCGGGTGCAGCACCTGCTCGACAACCACGGCCAGGACGGGCTCACCGCGCTGCTGCTGGGCCAATGGCGGGCCGGGGTGACCGCCTACGTCACCGGCGGCGGCATCATTTCGGCCACCGATCCCGGCCTCGGCGAACCCCTGCGCGGGACCCGCGCCTTCACCCTGCCCGAGACCGCGACCCGCGACCTCCTGGCCTTCCTCCGCACCACCGCACCCCGCGACAGCGGCACCACCGACGCCGACCCGCCCCGCGACGGCCCCGAACCCCGGCAGGCAGCGACACCACCGGACACGGCTTTCCCGGCCTCGCCGGGGAACGCCGCAGGCGATCCCCGGCGACTGGAGATCACCGCGGGACCGCCCGCGCCGGAACTGTCCCCGGCCGGCACCTCTGGCGAAACACCCCGCCCGCACGCGGTCGGCACGGAGCCGAGGCCACCCGCGCCGCTGGCGCTGACGGTCTTCGGCGCCCCGGCCCTGCATTGGCGACTCGACCCCGGCCCGGTGGGGGAGACGCGCGACCTCACCGGTGAGCTGAGCAGCCGCCCGCTCGAACTACTGGTTTTCCTCGCGGTGCATCCCGGCGGAGTGTCGCGGGACGTGGTCGTCGACGCCCTGTGGCCGAACGCGCCGCCCCGCAATCCCGCCAGCGTGCTGCGCACCGTCCTGTCGCGTATCCGGCGCGCCCTCGACACCGCTACCCGCGGCACCGTCGGCGAGCTGGTCCTGGCCGAGCACGGTCAGTACCGGCTCGACCCGGCTGTGGTGGAGGCGGACTACTGGAACTTCGCCGACGCGGTGACCCGCCGCCGGACCGCCGGCACCGCCGAGCGGCGCGCTGAGGGCTACGAGGCGATCGTGGCGCACTACGGCGGTGCCCTGGCCGAAGGCCTGGACGCCGACTGGCTCACCGCCGCCCGGGAAGCGACACGGCGCGACGCGCTCGACGCCGTGGCCGCGCTCGCCCGCACCCAGGTCGGGACCGACCCCGACTACACCTTGGATCTGCTGGAAACCGCGCGGGCGTTCGATCCACACAACGAGCTGATTTACCGCGACATCATGCGCCTGCAGCACACCCTCGGCCGGCACGACGCCATCTCCCGCACCCTTCACCTCCTGCGAACCCGCCTCGCCGAAATCGACACCACGCCCACCGCGGACACCGTCAGCCTCGCCCAGCGCTTGCGCGCCCGCGCCACCGGGATACCGGCCGAGGAATTCTCTCCATCCACGGCGCCATGA
- a CDS encoding TadE/TadG family type IV pilus assembly protein, with product MQGIRLAARAWWRAERGSVTAEAVLLTPVLVMLLVLLAVVVHRGVDARLRLDDAAHQGARAATLHRSTTAATAAARDTAGSALNHAGVVCRDVTTTMSGTLAPASAVTVQVRCTVDFGQAVLLGVPGGKTLVSSASEVVDTYRSQAQRGGG from the coding sequence ATGCAAGGAATCCGGCTGGCCGCACGGGCCTGGTGGCGCGCCGAGCGCGGTTCGGTGACCGCCGAAGCCGTCCTGCTGACGCCGGTGCTGGTCATGCTGCTGGTGCTGTTGGCGGTGGTGGTGCACCGCGGCGTCGACGCGCGGCTGCGGCTCGACGACGCCGCGCACCAGGGCGCCCGCGCCGCCACGCTGCACCGCAGCACCACGGCCGCGACCGCCGCCGCCCGCGACACCGCCGGCTCCGCGCTCAACCACGCGGGGGTGGTGTGCCGCGACGTGACGACCACGATGTCCGGCACCCTGGCCCCGGCCAGCGCGGTGACCGTGCAGGTCCGCTGCACCGTCGACTTCGGCCAGGCCGTCCTGCTCGGCGTCCCCGGCGGGAAGACCCTGGTCTCCTCCGCCAGCGAAGTCGTCGACACCTACCGGTCCCAGGCCCAGCGGGGTGGTGGCTGA
- a CDS encoding CpaF family protein has product MTQTDLAAAGDTGDAEQRLHTRLRQALTTDLPGRVEIASRMGGGVLSVARRREIGRQVLDIAVAAHSEAELLAGRALVDSVVEQRVVDQVLDEVFGLGGLQPLLADRSVETIAVNRFDRVFVQYNDGRRAQVAPVASSDAELTDLIRTLAARASSEERRFDRGSPALNLQLPGGERLFAVLGLTAGGVTACTIRRHGYLTATLPQLRRRGTLDIGLERFLRAMVRTRKNVLITGGTGAGKTTLLRGLAAEIDPLERIVTVEDAFELGLDRDPERHADVTALQAREPNVEGEGAIDQAELVRWGLRMSPDRVIVGEIRGPEVIPMCNAMSQGNDGSMATLHASSSKIAFTRLASYAAQGPERLPLEATALLVASAVHFVVHLDRAVDRTTRVIASIREVIDAEAGVVISNEVYRRGPDRRAVPVAGALRADTLDDLAAAGFDPDLLSRPEGRWTP; this is encoded by the coding sequence ATGACGCAGACCGACCTCGCCGCCGCGGGCGATACGGGGGATGCCGAGCAGCGGTTGCACACTCGGCTCCGACAGGCGCTGACCACGGATCTGCCTGGCCGGGTCGAGATCGCTTCCCGTATGGGCGGCGGTGTGTTGAGCGTGGCGCGGCGTCGCGAGATCGGCCGCCAGGTCCTCGACATCGCGGTGGCCGCACATAGCGAGGCCGAACTTCTCGCCGGACGTGCCCTCGTGGACTCCGTAGTCGAGCAGCGAGTCGTCGACCAGGTTCTGGATGAGGTGTTCGGGTTGGGCGGACTGCAGCCGCTGCTGGCGGATCGCTCGGTGGAGACGATCGCGGTCAACCGCTTCGACCGGGTGTTCGTGCAGTACAACGACGGCCGCCGTGCCCAAGTAGCGCCGGTGGCTTCGTCGGACGCGGAACTCACCGACCTGATCCGCACCCTCGCCGCTCGGGCGTCGTCAGAGGAGCGCAGATTCGACCGCGGCAGTCCGGCACTGAACCTCCAGCTGCCCGGCGGTGAACGGCTCTTCGCCGTCCTCGGCCTGACAGCGGGTGGCGTGACGGCGTGCACGATCCGCCGGCACGGCTACCTCACCGCCACCCTTCCGCAGTTACGTCGCCGCGGCACCCTCGACATCGGCCTGGAACGGTTCTTGCGCGCGATGGTGCGGACGCGGAAGAACGTGCTGATCACCGGCGGCACCGGAGCCGGGAAAACCACGCTGCTGCGGGGCCTGGCCGCGGAGATTGACCCACTGGAGCGGATCGTCACTGTCGAGGACGCCTTCGAACTCGGCCTGGACCGAGACCCGGAGCGGCACGCCGATGTCACCGCCCTGCAGGCCCGCGAACCCAACGTCGAGGGCGAGGGCGCCATCGACCAGGCAGAGCTGGTCCGCTGGGGCCTGCGCATGTCCCCGGACCGGGTCATCGTCGGTGAGATCCGCGGGCCTGAGGTCATTCCGATGTGCAACGCGATGTCGCAGGGCAACGACGGCTCCATGGCCACCCTCCACGCGTCCAGCTCGAAGATCGCGTTCACCCGCCTCGCCTCCTACGCCGCCCAAGGTCCGGAACGGCTCCCGCTGGAGGCCACCGCGCTGCTCGTGGCGAGCGCGGTGCACTTCGTGGTGCACCTCGACCGGGCCGTCGACCGGACGACGCGGGTGATCGCCTCGATCCGGGAGGTGATCGACGCCGAGGCCGGGGTGGTGATCTCCAACGAGGTCTATCGCCGCGGCCCGGACCGTCGTGCCGTCCCGGTAGCGGGGGCGCTGCGCGCCGACACCCTCGACGACCTCGCCGCCGCCGGATTCGACCCGGACCTGCTGTCCCGTCCGGAGGGGCGGTGGACGCCATGA
- a CDS encoding type II secretion system F family protein, with protein MTIDTTTMIDAALGLGAAVGLLLIAAAWRRPAAVPSSSRSHPLLRSARDQAGDRRVLLRLAVVVGMGVLTGAATGWVVGAVLAAAGAWFLPRLVGPDRAHARRVARIEAIASWTEMLRDVLSAAAGLEQAILVTVGLAPAAIRSEVATLTARLQSGQRLAPALRALARELDDPTADLVLAALVLAAEHQARQLGDLLGSLATTAREQAAMRMRVETGRARTRTSVRVIVATTLGFAIGVVVLNRAYLDVYNTATGQLVLLLIGSLFAAGFAWLARIAAGGRQPQVLALDTPDATGARDGAATSGGGERS; from the coding sequence ATGACCATCGACACCACCACCATGATCGACGCCGCACTCGGCTTGGGCGCCGCCGTCGGCCTGCTGCTGATCGCGGCCGCCTGGCGCCGGCCCGCGGCGGTGCCGTCGTCCTCGCGCTCTCATCCGCTGCTGCGCTCCGCACGCGACCAGGCCGGAGACCGGCGGGTTCTGCTACGCCTAGCTGTGGTGGTTGGTATGGGCGTGCTGACCGGGGCTGCGACCGGGTGGGTGGTCGGCGCGGTGCTGGCCGCCGCTGGAGCGTGGTTCCTGCCCCGGCTGGTCGGCCCGGACCGCGCCCACGCCCGCCGGGTCGCGCGGATCGAGGCCATCGCGTCGTGGACGGAGATGCTGCGCGACGTCCTGTCCGCCGCGGCGGGACTCGAGCAAGCCATCCTCGTCACCGTCGGCCTCGCGCCTGCGGCCATCCGCAGCGAGGTCGCCACCCTCACCGCGAGGCTGCAAAGCGGGCAGCGACTGGCACCGGCCCTGCGGGCTCTCGCACGCGAGCTGGACGACCCGACCGCGGACCTCGTCCTCGCCGCCCTCGTCCTCGCGGCCGAGCACCAGGCCCGCCAGCTCGGCGACCTGCTCGGCTCACTGGCCACCACCGCCCGCGAACAGGCCGCGATGCGGATGCGCGTGGAGACCGGACGGGCACGGACCCGGACCTCGGTGCGGGTCATCGTCGCCACCACCCTCGGCTTCGCTATCGGGGTCGTGGTGCTCAACCGTGCCTACCTCGACGTCTACAACACCGCCACCGGCCAGCTCGTCCTGCTGCTCATCGGATCCCTGTTCGCGGCCGGGTTCGCCTGGCTCGCCCGGATCGCGGCCGGCGGACGGCAACCGCAGGTGCTCGCCCTGGACACTCCGGACGCCACCGGCGCGCGAGACGGCGCAGCGACCTCAGGTGGAGGCGAGCGCTCATGA
- a CDS encoding AAA family ATPase: MTTNATTPATGTAPAAPGAANRLRGGELRRMVAELLTQQPGNAGLTAGAAARLLSRSSGAVGNALETLASRGEADYMGQPSRAYRANANTAAAATAVISTRTTEPATATAATPPVTPKRAPWPKAPALVTTPVRRPNGQLYHPRKLAGSSDVTVLRRLRQNKIPSLLYGPPGTGKTSLVEAAFGDAVTLPGDSDTTVDDIVGGYVPALGGTYEFAHGPLVTAMREGRAFFIDDFTLIPAPVLAVVYPVMDGRGHITIKTNNWERVDAAPGFYVVGGHNPGVHGAVLSPALASRFRVKIEVTTDYDLAARIGVDPKAVRVAKNLAARHRKGEIGWAPQMRELLAFKDATAALDTITAAGNLIAAAPEEDQDIVADVVRNIFGAHVTPLAVGEQF, translated from the coding sequence ATGACCACGAACGCCACGACTCCGGCCACGGGCACCGCGCCCGCCGCCCCGGGCGCGGCCAACCGGTTGCGCGGCGGCGAACTCCGCCGCATGGTGGCCGAACTGCTCACTCAGCAACCCGGCAACGCCGGACTGACGGCGGGTGCCGCCGCCCGACTCCTGAGCCGGTCATCCGGCGCGGTGGGCAACGCCTTGGAAACCCTGGCATCGCGCGGGGAAGCGGACTACATGGGACAGCCGTCCCGTGCTTACCGTGCGAACGCCAACACCGCCGCCGCCGCGACCGCCGTGATCAGCACGCGCACCACCGAACCCGCCACTGCAACCGCCGCCACGCCGCCCGTCACGCCGAAACGCGCCCCCTGGCCGAAAGCGCCCGCGCTGGTGACCACACCCGTACGGCGCCCGAACGGGCAGCTCTACCACCCGCGCAAACTGGCGGGAAGTTCGGACGTGACAGTGTTGCGGCGGTTGCGGCAGAACAAAATTCCCTCGCTGCTGTACGGGCCCCCCGGCACGGGTAAGACGTCGCTGGTCGAGGCGGCGTTCGGTGATGCGGTGACCCTTCCGGGCGACAGTGACACCACGGTGGACGACATCGTGGGCGGGTACGTGCCCGCCCTGGGCGGAACCTACGAGTTCGCGCACGGGCCGCTGGTGACCGCGATGCGTGAGGGGCGCGCGTTCTTCATCGACGACTTCACCCTGATTCCCGCGCCCGTGCTCGCGGTCGTGTACCCGGTCATGGACGGGCGCGGGCACATCACCATCAAGACCAACAACTGGGAACGGGTCGACGCCGCACCCGGTTTCTACGTGGTGGGTGGGCACAACCCTGGGGTACACGGCGCGGTATTGAGTCCCGCGCTGGCATCGAGGTTCCGGGTCAAGATCGAGGTGACCACCGACTACGACCTCGCCGCCCGGATCGGGGTCGACCCGAAAGCGGTGCGGGTCGCGAAGAACCTCGCCGCACGGCACCGGAAGGGCGAGATCGGGTGGGCGCCCCAGATGCGGGAACTCCTCGCGTTCAAAGACGCCACCGCCGCGCTGGACACCATCACCGCCGCCGGGAACCTGATCGCCGCCGCGCCGGAAGAAGACCAGGACATCGTCGCCGACGTGGTCCGCAACATCTTCGGCGCCCACGTCACCCCGCTCGCCGTCGGCGAACAGTTCTAG
- a CDS encoding pilus assembly protein TadG-related protein, producing the protein MPSASVYRLRRWWRAEEGRVTAFVLALLLGLLALTGLSLDGGLALASKVRAGGQAESAARAGAQALDLAAYRATGAVRVDPARARDLAQRYLDSVGATGTVTVAGETVTVTVTAVYRTQLLSLAGIDDIHTHGRGAAHPQRGVAGIEP; encoded by the coding sequence GTGCCCAGCGCGTCCGTGTACCGGCTGCGCCGGTGGTGGCGTGCCGAGGAAGGCCGGGTGACCGCGTTCGTGCTCGCTCTCCTGCTCGGGCTGCTCGCCCTGACCGGGCTGAGCCTGGACGGCGGCCTCGCCCTGGCGAGCAAGGTCCGCGCCGGCGGGCAGGCCGAGTCCGCCGCCCGCGCCGGCGCCCAGGCGCTCGACCTCGCCGCCTATCGCGCCACCGGCGCGGTTCGCGTCGATCCGGCGCGGGCGCGTGACCTCGCGCAGCGCTACCTCGACAGTGTCGGCGCGACCGGCACGGTGACAGTCGCCGGGGAGACGGTGACGGTCACGGTCACCGCCGTCTACCGGACCCAGCTGCTGTCGCTGGCCGGGATCGACGACATCCACACCCACGGACGAGGCGCGGCACATCCGCAGCGCGGGGTCGCCGGCATCGAGCCCTGA
- a CDS encoding TadE/TadG family type IV pilus assembly protein, with protein MTARHRSSRRPSGSLSRRVRHALSGDRGEVTVELVIATPLLLLALLAIIQFAVWSHATHVAQAAASQALAAARVQHGTADAGHAAGQRLLDDLAAGPLREPRLTVLRDAASVSVSVRGEAAMVLPGVQLHVHAETAGEVERFVPDRGTTP; from the coding sequence ATGACGGCCCGACACCGCTCATCGCGGCGGCCTTCCGGTTCACTGTCCCGCCGTGTCCGGCACGCGTTGTCCGGGGACCGGGGTGAGGTCACCGTCGAGCTGGTCATCGCGACACCGTTGCTGCTGCTGGCGTTGCTGGCGATCATCCAGTTCGCCGTGTGGTCCCACGCGACCCACGTCGCCCAGGCCGCCGCCTCACAAGCGCTTGCCGCGGCCCGCGTCCAGCACGGTACCGCCGACGCCGGGCATGCTGCGGGGCAGCGGCTGCTCGACGACCTCGCCGCCGGCCCGCTACGCGAGCCCCGGCTCACCGTGCTCCGGGACGCGGCCTCGGTGTCGGTGAGTGTCCGTGGCGAGGCCGCCATGGTCCTGCCCGGTGTGCAGCTGCACGTGCACGCCGAAACCGCTGGCGAGGTCGAGCGTTTCGTGCCCGACAGGGGCACCACACCCTGA